The Gemmatimonas aurantiaca genomic sequence CCCCCAGCAGCTCTCCGGTGGCGAGCAGCAGCGCGTGGCCCTCGCCCGCGCCTTCGTCAACGAGCCCCGCATCCTCTTCGCCGACGAACCCACCGGCAATCTCGATGGCGCCACGGGTGAACGCATCGTCGAACTGCTGCAGGCCCTCAACCGCGAACGGGGCTGCACCATCGTGCTCGTCACGCACGACGCGGCGCTGGCGGCGCGTACGCAGCGCACGATCCGTCTGCGCGACGGCGTCATCGTCGAGGATCTCCGCCACGATCAGGACGTCGCATGAGTACACCCGTGAGCGCGCCCGGCATGTCGCTGGGCGCCCTGCTCCGCCTGGCCTGGCGTGAAAGCCGGTCGGCGCGCCGGCGTCTGGCGTTGTACATGTCGTCCATCGCCTTCGGGGTGGCCGCGCTCGTGGCTATCGATTCGTTCGCGGGCAATGTCACGCGCTCGGTGCGCGAACAATCGCGCACCCTGCTGGGTGGCGACATGGCACTCCAGGCGCGTGCGGCATTTCCCGCCGTGGTGGACACGCTGGTCGATTCGCTGAGCACCCTCGGTGTGCAGCACGCCCGTGTGGCCAATTTCACGTCGATGGCGCTGGCCGAATCCTCGGGGAACACGCGTCTCGTGCAGGTGCGCGCCGTCTCGCCGGGATATCCCTTCTACGGTGAGATCGAAACGGTGCCGGCCGATGGCTGGCGTCGGGTGCACGACGACACCGTGGTGTTCGTCGATCCGTCGCTGCTGGTGTCGCTCGATGCGCGCGTGGGCGATCGCCTGCGCCTGGGCCAACAGGTCTTCACCATCGGCGGCACGCTGGGCAACGTGCCCGGCGATGCCGGGATCACCGCGGTCATCGGTCCACGCATCTACGTCTCCGATCGCTGGCTGGAGCGCACACGGCTGCTGTCGTTCGGCAGTCGCGTGGAATACGATCTCATTCTGCGCCTGCCCGCGACGCTGGCCTCATCGGGCAATGCCGCGACGCTCAAGCGTGATCTGCGCCGACGCATCGATCCAAGGCAGGCCGCCCTCGAGGAAGCGCGCGAAGCCCGCGGAGAAGAACGGTCCCAAGCCGCCGAAGAGGAGGACCCGCGCGACAGCACGTCGACCAGCGCCCGGGACATGCCGGTGACGCTGTCGGCAGCGGATACCGTGACAGACACGGGTACGGGCACACGCGCCGAGCCGCGTACCGACAGCGCCGGTGCCGCGGCCGGTCTCGTGAGCCGGACGCCCCCCACCCGTGTACGCATCCGCACGGTGGCCGACACGGAGCAGGACTTCACCGAGGCCGTCTCACGGCTGGCCGATTTTCTGTCCGTCATCGGTCTCATCGCGCTGCTGCTGGGTGGCATCGGTGTGGCCAGTGGGGTGAACGCGTTCGTCTCCTCGAAGATCGATACCGTGGCCGTGCTACGCTGTCTCGGCGCCACCAGCCGGCAGGTGCTCGCGCTCTACGTGGTGCAGGCCGCCTCCATGGGATTCGTGGGCGCCGGCGCGGGTGTGCTGCTCGGTGTGGCCGTGCAGTTCCTGCTGCCCAATGTGGTCTCGGATTTCCTGCCACTCGATGTCACCATCACGCTCGAGTTCTGGCCGCTGATCCTCGGTCTCGCGACGGGTGTGTGGGTGTCGCTGGTGTTCGCGTTGCGACCGCTGCTCGCGCTGCGTCGTGTGTCGCCGCTGCAGGCCATCCGGCGCGATGCCGATCCGTCGGCGCTGCCCAAGGAGTGGAAGGACATGGCCCGTCTCCTCGTGGACGGTCTGCTGGTGGGCAGCATCGTGGCCATCGTGATCTCGCGCATCGGCGACGTGCGGGAAGGACTGGGCATCACCGCCGGTATCGCGCTGGTGGTGGCGGTGTTGTGGGTGGCGGCCACGCTGCTCATCGCCGCGGCCCGACGCAGCGCACGCCCTTCGTGGCCATTCGAACTCCGACAGGGCATCGCCAATCTCCATCGTCCGGCCAATCAGACCCGGGCCGTCACTCTGGCCCTGGGATTCGGTGCGTTTCTGCTCAGCACCGTGTATCTGGTGCAGGCCAATCTGCTGGGACGTGTGCAGGCCAGCGCGGAAGGCGCGGCCGGCAACCTGCTCTTCTTCGATGTGCAGGACGATCAGGCCGCTCCCATCGACTCGCTGCTGAAGGCCCACGATCATCCGGTGGCGCAGCAGACACCCATCGTCACGATGCGCCTCGATGCCATCAATGGCCGCAGCGTCACGGCGCTGCTCGCGGACACCACCGTGCGCCGGGCCGGCTGGACGATGCGTCGTGAATTCCGGTCGACCTATCGCGACACGCTGGTGGCGTCGGAGAAACTGGTGCGCGGCCCCTGGTTCGCACCGGCCACGACACGCGCGGCGGCGCGGGAGGCCAATCCGGATCTGCCCTTCGTGATCTCCCTCGAGGAAGAACTGGCGCGCGACATGGCCGTGAACATCGGTGACACGCTCACGTGGAATGTGCAGGGCGTGCCGGTGCGCACCGTGGTGGCCAACGTGCGTGCGGTCAACTGGGCACGTTTCGAAGCCAACTTCTTCGTGGTGTTCGAACCCGCGGCCCTGCGGCGCGCGCCGCAGCAGTTCGTCATCGTCGCCAACGTGCCGGGTGGCGAAGCCGTGGCCACGATGCAGCGCGATGTCGTGCGACGTTTTCCGAATGTGTCGAGCGTCGATCTCACTCTCGTGCGCGAAACGATCGGATCGATCGTCAATCGCGTGACGCTGGCCATCCGGTTCCTCGGCCTGTTCTCCCTGGCGATGGGCATTCCGGTGCTCTTCAGCGCCGTGGCCGCGACGCGTCGCGCGCGTCTGCGCGAAGGAGTGTTGCTGCGCACGCTGGGCGCTTCGCAGGCCCAGGTCGCCCGCGTACTGCTCGCGGAATACGGCGCGCTGGGGGCGTTGGGTGCGCTCACCGGCATGCTGTTGTCGTTCGTGGGCGCGTGGGCGCTCACATATTTCGTCTTCGAGGAAACGTTCAATCCCGCCGTCGGGCCAACGTTCATGATCGCGGCCGGCATGCTGCTGCTCACCATGGCGATCGGTCTGCTCACGAGTCGCGACGTGTATCGCGAGACGCCCATGATGGCCATTCGCGAATCGGCCTGATGCCGCGTCCCGGCGCCTGCTGAGACTCGACGAGGGAGCACCGGTCCGGTTGCTCCCTCGTCTCCGCATCGGAATGGTATCGGGGCCGTGCGCTACCGCCGTCCGATGACGCCGTAGTTCACCGGCACCCCGTCACGCAGGGCGATCCACACCCGCGCCCCGGCGAAAGGACGCAGTGCCTGCGGCACGGGCACCCGTCGCACACCGCTGCCGTCGGTCAATCGCAACACGCCTTCGGCATCGAGCACGCCATCGACGGCGGGCACTCCATCGGCCGCACGCACGACGTAGTCCGAGACCACGATATCCCGCGGCGTGACCTTGAGTCCGTGAATGACCACTTCCTTGCCGACGAGCCGCGACATGCCGCTCGTGGCCATGCCGCTCAACGTCACCGTGGCCTCGGGAGTCTGGAGCACCACCTGGCGCGCCGGTTCCTTCCCCTGATACGCGAGCACACCACGCAGGGAATCGCTGCGACTGCGATTCGCATCGCCGGCTCCCACGAGGCGGGCCGCGACGGCCCGGGCAATCGAATCCCCGCGGGCCTGCGCACGTCGCGACATCTCGGCGCCCGTTGACGACATCGGTGCGGCAGCAGGCGCTTCGGCAGCTGCCGACGGGGCCAGGGAACCGCCCACCAGCACGCCGTCACCGGAACCGGTCGCCACACTGACGCCGCTGCGGCGCAGTTCGGCATCCATCGCCGCTCGAAGGGAATCGAGGGAAACACGCGGGCCGCGGTCGGCCATGGCGATCAGCGAGTCTCCGCGATGCGCCAGCGAATCGAGCCCCGCGACATCACCTTTCACGGTCACCGATCCATCACCGCCGGAACAGCCGCCGAGCAAGGCAACCGCCAGCACGAAAGGCGTCAGCCGAATCGGGATATCGCATCCATCCATGAACGGGAACGGGCGCATATCCACAAGCTATGGGTTGCGGTGGCGCCGTCAACGTTACAGGACGGCAATGCAGGGACGAGCGGCGCGACCTCGGCCGCGCCTCCCGGCACCGTGGTGAGATGCGACGACATCACCGACCTCACCCGCCTGTCCGCTGACTTCTTCGAGGGCGGAGGCGCATATTGCCGGAGGATCCTGCGGAATCCCGGGGGCTCCATGCGAGGTGACCGCCGGATGTTCCGCCCCGGACGATGCAACCGACCGTCACGCGTCGGGCCCGGTCGCGCAGATCGTGGTGACCTTGCCCGGGACGGTGCGTCCAATTTCTGATGGTTGAGCTCCTCATGGACTACGACGTGCCCCTGACGCACGAACGATGGCAGGACCACAATCGGCGCGGCCTGGCCTTTGCCGCCGCGGCCGATTGGACGGAGGCGGCCGATGCGTTTACCGTCGCCGCCGAGGCGCTGGCGTCCGATCCGGAGGAGCTCACCCCGCACGAACCCCTCGCGCTGGTGCTGGGCAATCTGGCCCAGGCGTGTTTTCGCGCCGGCCGCCTCGACGAAGCGCTGGGGCATGCGCAGCGGGCCTGCGCGCTGCGGGTGGCGCTCACGGGCGAGGACGGCATGCCCGCCGCCCGGGCCCGTATGGATCTCGCGGTGATCCTGGCCACGGCCGATCGCCGTGATGAGGCCATGACCCTCGTGCAACGCGCCATCGCGGCCGTGGAGCGTCATGTGGGCGAGGAAGATCCGCGGCTCACCGTGGTGCTGGAGAACGCCGCGCGCATCGCGCTGTCGACCGGGGCTGCGGCCAGCGCGGAACCGTTTCTGCTGCGGCTCCATGCGCTGCTGGCGCTGCACGATGAGTCCACGGAATCGGCCGATCGGTTGCTGGCCCGCATCGCCGAGGTGCGGACGATGCAGAGCGGCACACCCAGGGCCGCCGTGCCGGTGGCAACACCACCCGGCGCAACGCCGGCCGTGCCCAGAGAGCCCATGGCCTCAGCGGCCGTGCCGGCAGCACCCGCGGCCTCGCCGGTCGGTGACCAGTCCCGTGAACTCGCCGCTGATCTGTCCCGTCGCCTGCCCCCCGATTTTCCTGTCGATGTCGAATGGGAGGATCAACCGTTGCGGGACGCCGTCGCGCTCACGGATGTCCTGCTGCGCACGACTCCCTCGGGGGTGCCGGCCATTCCCGGACCGGAGATCGTGCAGGCCATGCCGGAGATACCGGAGATGTCCGCCGCTACGCCCGATGCCACGCCGACAGCGGAACCGCTGGTGCTCGACTTCGCCGTGCACCACGGGTTGATCGACGAGGAGTATCTCGAAGCGCCACGGGCGCCGATCACGCCGACTCTGGAGTTGGTGGACGCCATCGAGCCGACGGAGATCAGAGAGGACCGCGAGGTCGAGGCAAGCGTCAGCGGGATCGTGGAAAGCGTCAGCGAAGCCGCGATGCCGCCAAGTATTGTCCAACCGGATGTTTCGATGGCGAGTGTCGAGGCGACGGACATGGTGGTGCCGGGTGCCTCACCGGCCGACGCTCCACCAGCAGACATCCCCGCAGCTCCGGTACCGGCGCCGACCAGCCCATCGAGTCAGCCCCAGCGTTCGCCGCGCAGTGTCGCGGTGGTCCTGCCCACTCCCCATGCCGGATCGGCCGTGGAAACGACGCCCCACGCGCCCCGGGCGCCGGGATCGCACGATGCGGCCCCTTCGGCGTCACGCACCCCGCTGCTGCTGCTCGCCGGCGGCCTGCTCGCGGCCGGCGCGGCGGCGGGATGGTGGTTCTTCCTGCGGTGACCCGCGGCTCCGGTGCCGGAGCCATGGGACGCGACATCCGACACGACACCGGACACGATATCGCCGCGCCGCCGTGCAGCGTCCGGGCGATATGTCCCGCAATGCGTTCAGTCCGGGTGTCAGTTCTTGTGGCGGAAGGTGATCCGGCCACGCGTCAGATCGTATGGCGAGACCTCGACGGTCACACGATCGCCGGCCAACACGCGGATGCGATTGCGTCGCATATTTCCAGCCAGTGTCGTCAGCACTTCGTGACCACTCTGCACCGTCACCCGGAACGTCGCGTTCGGGAGAAGTTCCGTGACGGTTCCTTCGAGTTCAATCGCGTCCTGTTTCCCCATGTATGCTGCTGCCCTGTCCCTGCGGTGAGTCCCTGCGTGAATCCGGAACGGGAATCGCTCCGGCGGTAACCCGACAAATCTACACGATGAGTCGGGCTGACGGCCAGCCGTTGGCATTCCTCGGCGCGCCACAGGACCCGTGACCGACCACCCCCCGATGCTCCGGCACGACTCCCAACCCTACGGCCCCGCCACGGCGGCCGTTCGTCGGTTCCTGGTGCGCCTGGCCGCGCTGGGCACCACGGAACGCGCGCAGGCCTGCATGGCGTACGCCGCGGCGGTCGACACCCGTCGCTGGCAACAGGCGGAGACGGCGCTCGCCGCGGTCATGGAGCGCAGCGGCCGCGGCGGGGCGCAGGAGGCCGTCTCCGGGCCGCTGCTGCAACTCGTGCACCGTCCCGAGATCGCTCCGTTGCCGGAGACGGCTTCGCCCGACGAAGCGCTCGCCACCCTCGATCCGGTGGCCGAGCCGGCCCTGGCGGCGCTGCTCGCGCTGATCGTACGCGATCTGCTGGAGCCTACGATGTTCGCGACGCTCTACGCGCCCATGCACGACGTGATCCCGGTGGACGCGCTCGACGCGTGAGGCACCGGGCGACCGGGCGACCGGGCGACAAATGCGCGGACGCGATCAGGACACCGTATCGGCGCGCGGTTCGGCCGCGAGCATGAAGCGCGGGATGGCGGCCTGGAAAGAACTGCCGTCGTCCCGCACGAACCGGTAGCTGCCTTCCATCCAGCCATGCGGCGCCTTGAGCACGCAGAACGAGCGGTACTCGTGCACCTGACCGGGCAGCAGATGCGGCTGTTCGCCCACCACACCCTCTCCTTCCACCACCGAGTCGCCCACCGATTCGTCGTGAATCAGCCAGCGGCGCGTCCGCAGTTGTGCCGCCTGATCGCCGACGTTTTCGATGCGGATGTGATAGGCGAAGACGAACTGCCCCAGCAGCGGATTGGAACGTTCCCTGAGATACGACGGGCGCACCGTGATGCGGATTCCCGACGTCATCCGGTAGTAGAACGGCGACCGTTCAGCGGGCATCGTTGCGTCCCGGTTTGACGGAGGTGGAGGCAGGCGACGACGTGCGGCCCGTGTGGGGACCCATGTTGGAACCCGAAGCCGAACCCGACGCGGGAGCCGACACGAGCGGCAGCGTGACGGTAGGACTCTCGATCCCCACCCGATTGAGTGACGTGACGGCAATCGTGTTGGCACCGAGCGCCGGCGGCACCGTCCACTGCGTGGTACCTCCCGGCAGTACCATGGTAACCCATGCCGAGTCGGTTCGCAGGCGCACCAGCCACTGCCAGGGCGCCACGGTGCCATCCGGCGCGAGTCCCACCCGCCACAGCCCGCCGTTGCGCTCCACCCGCACCGTGGGAGAGGCCGGTGGTGGCGAGGCCAGCCAGGGCGACGCCGGCGGCAGCGCCGGCGCCGCATACATCTCCGTACGCAACGAATCATTCATGCCGGCCTGATTGTCGAGGAACGACTTCATGCTGAAATGCACGTTGCCCGACGCGCCGGGATTGAGGCGCGTGACCCGGATCTGCTGCACCAGTTCAGCCACCGTGAACGCGCCGGCCCCCCGTCCCCCTGCCCGCGACGTGAAGTTGCCGGGCCAGAGGTGACGCTCCTGACGATTCTCCGACGACCACCAGTCGAGCAGCGCGGGATAGGACTGCTCGCGCTTGGTGGTGGGCCAGTAGAGCTGCGGCGTGAAATAGTCCAGCCATCCCTCGTGCAGCCACTTCCGCGCATCGGCGTAGAGCTTCTCGTACGCATCGAGTCCGCGGATCTGTTCCGGATATCCGGGGCGCCAGATGCCGAAGGGACTGATGCCGAAACGCACCCAGGGCTTGGTGCGATGAATGCCTTCGTAGAGCTCCTTCACGAGCAGATTCACGTTCTCGCGTCGCCAGTCGGCGCGGGAGAGCGTACCGCCCTGTTTGCGGTATTTGGCCCAGCTCGTGGCGTCGGGGAAATCGATGGGTTTGCCGCGACGCGTCGTGGCCGGATACGGATAGAAATAATCGTCGATGTGCACACCATCGATGTCGTATCGTTTCACGACATCGAGTACCACACGCAACGTGCGCGCCCGCACAGCCGGTTCACCCGGGTCCATCCACAGATAGCCGCCGTACGGCTTCACGAGCGCCGGATTGGTGCGCGCGATGTGCGTGGCCACCAGGGGCGACTTCGCGTCGGTGTGACGGGCGCGATACGGATTGAACCAGGCATGCAGTTCCATGCCACGGGCATGCGCCTCCCGTACGGCGAAGGCGAGCGGATCCCAGTAGGGATCGGGGCGCTTGCCCTGCGCGCCGGTGAGGTATTCCGACCACGGCTCGATGCTCGACGCATACAGCGCGTCGGCCGCCGGCCGCACCTGAAAGATCACCGCATTGAGTCGCAGTTCGGCGGCGCGATCGAACAGCGCGAGCAATTCCGCCTGCTGCTCCGCCGTGGTCAGCGTGCGCTTGCTGGGCCAGTCGATGTTGGCCACGCTGGCCACCCACACGCCGCGGAATTCGCGGAGCACCGGCGGCGGTTCCTTGCTCACCGTGGATTCGGCAGGCTTCGGCGTCGGCGCCACGTCCGGCGGTGCGGGCCGGAATGGCGGGGACGATGGTGGTGTCGACGGCGGCGCGGACGACACGACATCGCCCGGCGCGACCGGCGTGGCGGGGCTCACGTTGGCGCCCGGCCGCTTGCCACGATGACACGACATGAGAACGAGGCTCGACAACAACATCGCCCAGGCCACCTGACGCGCGCGCGTCCCCATCACCGCGCCCCCGCTCCCACTCCCGCACCCTGCTCGGCCAACATGGCGCGGAGCACCACACCGGCGCGCTCCGCCGCCTGGGCGATCCGGGCGGGCGATTGAATGAACGACACCCGGAAGAACCCTTCACCGCCGGCGCCGAATCCGGAGCCCGGCATCACGATCACTCCCTGCTCTTCACGGAGCCGATCGGCGAATGCCGCGCTGGCAATGCCTTCAGGCAGAGGAATCCAGAGATACATCGTGGCTCGGGGCACCTCGCACACGAAGCCCTGCGCACGAAACGCCGCCACCGACGCATCCCGTCGCTCGGCGAACACCGCGAGATTCCGCGGCACGAACTCCGCCCAGCTTTCGATGGCCGCCACGCCAGCGGCCTGGATCCCCATGTACTGCCCCGTATCGGTGAACGATTTCACCCTGGCCAGCGCCGATGCGAGCGGCGGTGCCGCCACCGCCCAGCCGCAACGCCAACCGGTCATGTTGTATGTCTTCGACAGCGAATGGAATTCGATCGCGACATCGCGCGCGCCGTCGATTTCGAAGATGCTCGGCGGGACATACCCATCGAACCCCATCTCCGAATAGGCGTTGTCGTACACGAGCAGGATGTCGCGTTCCCGACAGATGCGCACCACCCGCTCGAGATACTCGCGCGGGGCGATGGCCGCCGTGGGATTGTTCGGATAGTTGAGATACACGACCCGCGTGCGCGCGAGGACATCCGCTGGAATCTCCTCGAGTTCGACGAGAAATTCCGTGCGCGGACGCAGCGGATACACGTACGGCGTGGCATCGCTCATGAGCGTACCGCCGATGTACGCCTGATACGCCGGGTCGGGGATGATGGCCACATCGTCAGGTCCGAGAAACGCGAACGCGACGTGAGCCAGTCCTTCCTTGCTGCCCAGCAGTGGCACGATCTCGGTGATCGGGTCGACGGACTGGGCGAACCGCGTCTGCATCCATGCAGCGATGGCTTCGCGGTACGGGACGTGCCCGAGCCCGAAGCCATAACGCTGCATGGCGGGCACTTCGGCGGCAGCCTGCAACGCGGCCACCGCCCGTGGTGGTGGTGCCAGATCCGCATCGCCGGCCCCGAGATCGATCACATCCACGCCGGCCGCAAGCAGTGCCTTCTTGCGCGCCGGAATGTGCGCCAACGGATAGACCGGAAATCCGGTGAAACGCTTCGAAAAACGGGGCATCGACGATGGTGAGACGGAAGGTGATACGTGTGTGGTGCGAACGTGCCGCCGCTCAGGAGATCGTCAGGACGTCGGCGGACTGAACTGCGCGTGCTGCGAATCGAGCCAGCTCTGGTGATACGCCTCGTCTTCGATGGGCATGGCCTGCTTCGCGACCTTGAGCGGACGGAAGCTGTCCATCATCACGGCGAGTTCGTTGGTGTGCGTGGCCCCGATGCTGGCTTCCGCGCGCCCCGGATGTGGACCGTGCGGCAGTCCGTCCGGATGGTGCGTGATGGAACCGTATTCGATGCCCTTGCGGCTCATGAACTCACTGGAGGCGTAGAATAGCACCTCGTCGGAGTCCACGTTGCTGTGATTGTACGGGGCGGGAATGGCCTGCGGATCGAAGTCGTACGGACGCGGACAGAACGAGCAGATCACGAACCCGTCGCCCTGGAACGTCTGATGCACCGGCGGGGGCTGGTGAATGCGTCCCACGATGGGCTCGAAGTCGTGGATGTTGAAGATCCACGGATAGAAGTAGCCATCCCAGCCTATCACATCGAGCGGGTGATGATCGAGCACCAGTTCGTTGATCTGGTTGTACTGCTTGACCAGCACCGGGAAATCGCCCTTCTCGTCGTGTGGCGCGAGTTGTTCCGGGCGACGGATGTCGCGTTCACAGTACGGCGCCCCTTCCAGCAACTGTCCGAACTCGTTGCGGTAGCGCTTGGGAAAGCGCACATGCCCCGCGCTCTCCATGACCAGCAGCTTGGTGGGGCCCTGCGAAGGATCGAGCCGCCACCGGTGCGTGATGTTGCGGTGGATGACGACATAGTCCCCCGCGCGATAACTCTGCTCGCCGAACACCGACTCGAGCACGCC encodes the following:
- a CDS encoding FtsX-like permease family protein → MSTPVSAPGMSLGALLRLAWRESRSARRRLALYMSSIAFGVAALVAIDSFAGNVTRSVREQSRTLLGGDMALQARAAFPAVVDTLVDSLSTLGVQHARVANFTSMALAESSGNTRLVQVRAVSPGYPFYGEIETVPADGWRRVHDDTVVFVDPSLLVSLDARVGDRLRLGQQVFTIGGTLGNVPGDAGITAVIGPRIYVSDRWLERTRLLSFGSRVEYDLILRLPATLASSGNAATLKRDLRRRIDPRQAALEEAREARGEERSQAAEEEDPRDSTSTSARDMPVTLSAADTVTDTGTGTRAEPRTDSAGAAAGLVSRTPPTRVRIRTVADTEQDFTEAVSRLADFLSVIGLIALLLGGIGVASGVNAFVSSKIDTVAVLRCLGATSRQVLALYVVQAASMGFVGAGAGVLLGVAVQFLLPNVVSDFLPLDVTITLEFWPLILGLATGVWVSLVFALRPLLALRRVSPLQAIRRDADPSALPKEWKDMARLLVDGLLVGSIVAIVISRIGDVREGLGITAGIALVVAVLWVAATLLIAAARRSARPSWPFELRQGIANLHRPANQTRAVTLALGFGAFLLSTVYLVQANLLGRVQASAEGAAGNLLFFDVQDDQAAPIDSLLKAHDHPVAQQTPIVTMRLDAINGRSVTALLADTTVRRAGWTMRREFRSTYRDTLVASEKLVRGPWFAPATTRAAAREANPDLPFVISLEEELARDMAVNIGDTLTWNVQGVPVRTVVANVRAVNWARFEANFFVVFEPAALRRAPQQFVIVANVPGGEAVATMQRDVVRRFPNVSSVDLTLVRETIGSIVNRVTLAIRFLGLFSLAMGIPVLFSAVAATRRARLREGVLLRTLGASQAQVARVLLAEYGALGALGALTGMLLSFVGAWALTYFVFEETFNPAVGPTFMIAAGMLLLTMAIGLLTSRDVYRETPMMAIRESA
- the apaG gene encoding Co2+/Mg2+ efflux protein ApaG — its product is MPAERSPFYYRMTSGIRITVRPSYLRERSNPLLGQFVFAYHIRIENVGDQAAQLRTRRWLIHDESVGDSVVEGEGVVGEQPHLLPGQVHEYRSFCVLKAPHGWMEGSYRFVRDDGSSFQAAIPRFMLAAEPRADTVS
- a CDS encoding cupin domain-containing protein; its protein translation is MPIYHQLGTVPRKRHIVFRRPDGGLYAEELMGHEGFVGTSSLLYHIHPPTTVKSARKVRDVIWEADTETSLRHRHFRTARAAKGGSATLDRIPLLFNNDIGMLYVEPDVTDTHFYRNSQADEVVYVVEGSGVLESVFGEQSYRAGDYVVIHRNITHRWRLDPSQGPTKLLVMESAGHVRFPKRYRNEFGQLLEGAPYCERDIRRPEQLAPHDEKGDFPVLVKQYNQINELVLDHHPLDVIGWDGYFYPWIFNIHDFEPIVGRIHQPPPVHQTFQGDGFVICSFCPRPYDFDPQAIPAPYNHSNVDSDEVLFYASSEFMSRKGIEYGSITHHPDGLPHGPHPGRAEASIGATHTNELAVMMDSFRPLKVAKQAMPIEDEAYHQSWLDSQHAQFSPPTS
- a CDS encoding family 10 glycosylhydrolase, coding for MGTRARQVAWAMLLSSLVLMSCHRGKRPGANVSPATPVAPGDVVSSAPPSTPPSSPPFRPAPPDVAPTPKPAESTVSKEPPPVLREFRGVWVASVANIDWPSKRTLTTAEQQAELLALFDRAAELRLNAVIFQVRPAADALYASSIEPWSEYLTGAQGKRPDPYWDPLAFAVREAHARGMELHAWFNPYRARHTDAKSPLVATHIARTNPALVKPYGGYLWMDPGEPAVRARTLRVVLDVVKRYDIDGVHIDDYFYPYPATTRRGKPIDFPDATSWAKYRKQGGTLSRADWRRENVNLLVKELYEGIHRTKPWVRFGISPFGIWRPGYPEQIRGLDAYEKLYADARKWLHEGWLDYFTPQLYWPTTKREQSYPALLDWWSSENRQERHLWPGNFTSRAGGRGAGAFTVAELVQQIRVTRLNPGASGNVHFSMKSFLDNQAGMNDSLRTEMYAAPALPPASPWLASPPPASPTVRVERNGGLWRVGLAPDGTVAPWQWLVRLRTDSAWVTMVLPGGTTQWTVPPALGANTIAVTSLNRVGIESPTVTLPLVSAPASGSASGSNMGPHTGRTSSPASTSVKPGRNDAR
- a CDS encoding aminotransferase class I/II-fold pyridoxal phosphate-dependent enzyme: MPRFSKRFTGFPVYPLAHIPARKKALLAAGVDVIDLGAGDADLAPPPRAVAALQAAAEVPAMQRYGFGLGHVPYREAIAAWMQTRFAQSVDPITEIVPLLGSKEGLAHVAFAFLGPDDVAIIPDPAYQAYIGGTLMSDATPYVYPLRPRTEFLVELEEIPADVLARTRVVYLNYPNNPTAAIAPREYLERVVRICRERDILLVYDNAYSEMGFDGYVPPSIFEIDGARDVAIEFHSLSKTYNMTGWRCGWAVAAPPLASALARVKSFTDTGQYMGIQAAGVAAIESWAEFVPRNLAVFAERRDASVAAFRAQGFVCEVPRATMYLWIPLPEGIASAAFADRLREEQGVIVMPGSGFGAGGEGFFRVSFIQSPARIAQAAERAGVVLRAMLAEQGAGVGAGAR
- the infA gene encoding translation initiation factor IF-1, producing MGKQDAIELEGTVTELLPNATFRVTVQSGHEVLTTLAGNMRRNRIRVLAGDRVTVEVSPYDLTRGRITFRHKN
- a CDS encoding tetratricopeptide repeat protein yields the protein MVELLMDYDVPLTHERWQDHNRRGLAFAAAADWTEAADAFTVAAEALASDPEELTPHEPLALVLGNLAQACFRAGRLDEALGHAQRACALRVALTGEDGMPAARARMDLAVILATADRRDEAMTLVQRAIAAVERHVGEEDPRLTVVLENAARIALSTGAAASAEPFLLRLHALLALHDESTESADRLLARIAEVRTMQSGTPRAAVPVATPPGATPAVPREPMASAAVPAAPAASPVGDQSRELAADLSRRLPPDFPVDVEWEDQPLRDAVALTDVLLRTTPSGVPAIPGPEIVQAMPEIPEMSAATPDATPTAEPLVLDFAVHHGLIDEEYLEAPRAPITPTLELVDAIEPTEIREDREVEASVSGIVESVSEAAMPPSIVQPDVSMASVEATDMVVPGASPADAPPADIPAAPVPAPTSPSSQPQRSPRSVAVVLPTPHAGSAVETTPHAPRAPGSHDAAPSASRTPLLLLAGGLLAAGAAAGWWFFLR